A window of the Cannabis sativa cultivar Pink pepper isolate KNU-18-1 chromosome X, ASM2916894v1, whole genome shotgun sequence genome harbors these coding sequences:
- the LOC133032111 gene encoding uncharacterized protein LOC133032111: MSDFLDRVEGFIKLEEAIQRAEGEQKPSKSKAPSTGTSAQLPHYPSNSSSNSKRSNNNNRQGNGKKGKFIGKTEQAPRENLAKYIAFTILAKDIESVYMATHSLAQSKKRTPMKKDVSKRDMTKFCGFHGDYGHDTNECNNLKWEIEFFIRKNNMHVQKYVKADQNQRGDNNKDLLPPPVDGHLQVIIRGRHIAGDSGKAWEWYARTAQHEQEEVILVVEERKPKIPWAGEPNITFNNEDAVKIRFPHNDPLVMEVQIANKMMARTMIDNGASSNTLFKTAYEKMGL, translated from the coding sequence atgagtgattttctGGACCGTGTTGAAGGCTTTATCAAACTTGAAGAGGCTATtcagcgagcagaaggtgagcaaaaacCTAGCAAGTCAAAAGCTCCTTCCACTGGGACATCCGCCCAGCTTCCCCATTACCCAAGCAATTCAAGCTCAAACAGTAAACgttccaacaacaataatagGCAAGGGAATGGGAAAAAGGGAAAGTTTATAGGCAAAACTGAACAAGCTCCCCGGGAGAATTTAGCCAAGTATATTGCATTTACCATCTTGGCTAAGGATATAGAAAGTGTTTACATGGCCACTCACTCACTAGCCCAGTCTAAGAAGCGCACACCCATGAAAAAAGATGTCAGCAAGAGAGACATGACCAAGTTTTGTGGATTTcatggagactacggccacgacaccaatgaatgcaacaatCTGAAGTGGGAAATTGAATTCTTCATAAGGAAAAATAACATGCATgtacagaagtatgtcaaggctgATCAGAATCAGAGGGGTGATAATAACAAAGACTTGCTACCTCCACCAGTAGACGGACATCTACAAGTCATCATTAGAGGCCGACACATAGCTGGAGATTCAGGCAAAGCTTGGGAGTGGTATGCCAGAACAGCACaacacgagcaagaagaagttatCCTGGTCGTAGAAGAAAGGAAGCCTAAAATCCCATGGGCAGGAGAGCCCAACATTACATTCAACAACGAAGATGCTGTCAAGATCAGGTTTCCGCACAATGACCCTTTGGTCATGGAGGTCCAGATAGCCAACAAGATGATGGCCAGAACAATGatagataatggagcctcttcaAACACCTTATTCAAGACTGCctatgaaaagatggggctcTAG